The genomic stretch ACCGACAGACAAATCATACACAAATAAGGATAGCGTCACTGTAAAAGGAAACGCTTCTCCTGGCACAACGGTACACATTTATAATGGAGAGAAAGAAGCAGGAGAAACGAAAGCTGCTGCGGATGGCACGTTCCATGCAGGCATCATACTCAACAAGGGTGAAAATGAGCTGACGGCAACTGCATCAACTGACAACGGAACAACAGATGCCTCCAGCCCAATCACGGTCACGCTTGATCAAGAAAAGCCTGAATTAACACTGGACAATCCAAAGGATGGCGGGAAAACAAATAAAGAAACGCTGACTGTCAAAGGGGCTGTATCCGATGACAATCTGAAAGACGTCAAGGTGAATGGCAAAAAAGCAACAGTAGCTGATGGTTCATACTCAGCCCGTATTCTTTTGGAAAATGGAAGAAATGAAATCAAGGTAATTGCTACAGACTTGGCAGGCAACAAAACGACGAAAAAGACAGTCATTGATGTGAACTTTGACAAGCCTGTCATTTCCGGCTTAATTCCGGGAGAGGATAAAAACTTAAAAGCCGGTGAATCTGTGAAAATCGCTTTCTCAAGCGCTGAGGATTTAGATGCAACGTTTACCATTCGTATGCCGCTGACCAATGCAAGAGCGAGTGTGCAAAATGCCACCGAACTCCCGTTAAGAGAAATCTCTCCGGGGAGATATGAAGGCTATTGGACTGCCACTTCTTCTATTAAAGCAAAAGGAGCAAAAGTAGAAGTGATCGTCCGAGATGATTATGGAAATGAAACAAGAAAAACTGCGAATGGAAAACTTAATATGAACACAGAAAATTAAGTGGAAAAAAAGCTGCCGTCATTGGCAGCTTTTTTTATATCCTCTCATTATACTTCCTCGACAAATTAAGCAGATTTCCCTGAAAAATTGTATTTTCCTCTCAACATTAATTGACAGACTTTCCCACAGAGCTTGCTTTATACTTATGAAGCAAGAAGGGGAACAGCGTGAGGCAAGAAAGAAAGGAGTCAGATGTGAAAATCTATTTAGATGTCATTTGGCTGTTAAACTTTTGTTTTGATGCACTTTTGCTTTTGCTCACGGCATTTATTTTAAAACGGCATGTAAAAAAAAGAAGACTGGTAGGCGGAGCGTTCATCGGTTCCAGTATTGTCCTTTTGATGTTTACTCCTTTTTCGCCGATTGTTGAACATCCGGCTGGGAAGCTAGCTTTTTCAGTTGTGATTGTGGTGGTGACATTTGGCTTTAAAAGATTTCGGTTTTTCTTTCAAAATTTGTTTTCCTTTTATTTTGCCACTTTTTTAATGGGGGGAGGAATTATCGGAGCCCATTCTTTGCTGCAGTCAAATTCTATTGTTCAAAACGGTGTCATGATTACCAATCAAACAGGGTTTGGAGACCCGATCAGCTGGTTGTTTATTGTTGGTGGCTTTCCAGCATTATGGTTTTTTTCTAAAAGAAGAATTGAAGATATTGAAACAAAAAACATTCAATATGAGGAACGAGTCAGCGTGCAGGCAGATTTGGGCAGCCAAACACTTCATGTCAGAGGCCTGATTGATTCCGGTAACCAGCTGTACGATCCTCTTACAAAAACACCGGTAATGATCATTTACATTGATAAACTGGAGCCGATTTTCGGAACAGCCGAAACGATGATCATTCGAAACACAGACCCATTGGAAGCCATCGAACAGCTCGATGATTCCTTTCGCTTTTTAGATAAAATGAGGTTGATTCCATACAGGGGAGTTGGTCAGCAAAATCAATTTTTATTATGCGTTAAACCGGATCACGTAACGATTATGACAAAAGAAGAAATGATTTCTGCAGATAAATGTTTAATCGGTATCAGCACAACAAAGCTGTCGGCAGATGGAGAGTTTGACGCGATTATTCATCCGAAAATGCTTTCGGGCAAGGCTGTCAAACACGTTTCATAATGTTCGCAAATGTCCGTTACTTATCATACTCAAACGGCGTGACATTTAGAAGGGAGAGGAAGATGAAAAAACTGAAATTACGGTTGACGCACCTCTGGTATAAGCTGCTGATGAAACTTGGGCTGAAAAGTGATGAAGTCTATTACATAGGCGGGAGTGAAGCCCTGCCGCCTCCATTATCTAAAGATGAGGAGCAGGTTTTGTTAATGAAGCTCCCAAACGGCGATCAGGCGGCGCGCGCCATTCTAATTGAACGCAATTTGCGTCTGGTCGTATATATCGCCCGTAAATTTGAAAATACGGGAATTAATATAGAGGATTTAATCAGCATCGGTACCATCGGTCTAATCAAAGCTGTTAATACATTTAATCCAGAAAAGAAAATCAAGCTTGCTACCTATGCCTCCCGGTGTATAGAAAATGAAATCCTGATGTATTTAAGAAGAAATAACAAAATCCGTTCAGAGGTTTCCTTTGATGAACCGCTTAATATTGATTGGGACGGCAATGAGCTTTTGCTTTCTGATGTGCTCGGCACTGACGATGACATCATCACTAAAGACATAGAAGCTAACGTCGATAAAAAGCTTTTGAAAAAAGCGCTTGAACAGCTTAATGAGAGAGAAAAGCAAATCATGGAGCTGCGGTTTGGGCTTGTCGGTGAAGAAGAAAAAACCCAAAAGGATGTAGCGGATATGATGGGGATTTCTCAGTCTTATATTTCGCGGCTTGAGAAAAGAATTATAAAAAGGTTGAGAAAAGAGTTCAACAAAATGGTGTAAAAAATTTTATGGTTAGAACCCCTTGATTTTACAGGGATTTCCTGATTTCGACAGTTTTTCGGTCTGAGTGCAGTGCATATTTTTCCCACCCAAGGAGATACTTAACGTTGTACAGCAGCTCCTGTAGGGAGGGAAAAAAGTGTCGAGAAATAAAGTCGAAATCTGCGGGGTGGATACCTCCAAATTACCAGTACTCAAGAATGAAGAGATGAGAAAGCTGTTTAGGCAGCTGCAGGATGAAGGCGATGATTCAGCAAGAGAAAAGCTTGTAAACGGGAACTTGCGTCTTGTCTTAAGTGTCATTCAACGATTTAATAACAGAGGGGAGTATGTTGATGACTTATTTCAAGTCGGCTGCATCGGACTAATGAAATCCATTGATAATTTTGACCTAAGCCACAATGTTAAGTTTTCAACATACGCTGTACCTATGATTATCGGAGAGATCCGCAGGTATTTACGTGATAATAACCCGATCCGTGTCTCAAGATCACTCCGGGACATCGCTTACAAGGCGCTTCAGGTAAGAGAGCGGTTAATCAGTGAGACAAGCAAGGAGCCGACTGCAGAAGACATCGCAAAAGTTCTTGAAGTACCGCATGAGGAAATTGTATTTGCGCTTGATGCCATTCAGGATCCGGTTTCTCTATTTGAACCGATCTATAACGACGGCGGAGACCCGATCTATGTGATGGACCAAATCAGTGATGAGCGTAATACAGATTCACAATGGATTGAAGAGCTGGCTTTAAAAGAGGGCATGAGAAG from Bacillus subtilis subsp. subtilis str. 168 encodes the following:
- the spoIIGA gene encoding protease processing pro-sigma-E (Evidence 1a: Function from experimental evidences in the studied strain; PubMedId: 7585939, 7729420, 9573195, 9663680, 10498732, 15849754, 16850406, 18378688, 21362630, 22111992; Product type e: enzyme), with the translated sequence MKIYLDVIWLLNFCFDALLLLLTAFILKRHVKKRRLVGGAFIGSSIVLLMFTPFSPIVEHPAGKLAFSVVIVVVTFGFKRFRFFFQNLFSFYFATFLMGGGIIGAHSLLQSNSIVQNGVMITNQTGFGDPISWLFIVGGFPALWFFSKRRIEDIETKNIQYEERVSVQADLGSQTLHVRGLIDSGNQLYDPLTKTPVMIIYIDKLEPIFGTAETMIIRNTDPLEAIEQLDDSFRFLDKMRLIPYRGVGQQNQFLLCVKPDHVTIMTKEEMISADKCLIGISTTKLSADGEFDAIIHPKMLSGKAVKHVS
- the sigE gene encoding RNA polymerase sporulation-specific sigma-29 factor (sigma-E) (Evidence 1a: Function from experimental evidences in the studied strain; PubMedId: 1581961, 7708009, 8464402, 15187183, 20802044; Product type f: factor) encodes the protein MKKLKLRLTHLWYKLLMKLGLKSDEVYYIGGSEALPPPLSKDEEQVLLMKLPNGDQAARAILIERNLRLVVYIARKFENTGINIEDLISIGTIGLIKAVNTFNPEKKIKLATYASRCIENEILMYLRRNNKIRSEVSFDEPLNIDWDGNELLLSDVLGTDDDIITKDIEANVDKKLLKKALEQLNEREKQIMELRFGLVGEEEKTQKDVADMMGISQSYISRLEKRIIKRLRKEFNKMV
- the sigG gene encoding RNA polymerase sporulation-specific sigma factor (sigma-G) (Evidence 1a: Function from experimental evidences in the studied strain; PubMedId: 15187183, 15256570, 16166546, 16497325, 17015665, 21935351; Product type f : factor); translated protein: MSRNKVEICGVDTSKLPVLKNEEMRKLFRQLQDEGDDSAREKLVNGNLRLVLSVIQRFNNRGEYVDDLFQVGCIGLMKSIDNFDLSHNVKFSTYAVPMIIGEIRRYLRDNNPIRVSRSLRDIAYKALQVRERLISETSKEPTAEDIAKVLEVPHEEIVFALDAIQDPVSLFEPIYNDGGDPIYVMDQISDERNTDSQWIEELALKEGMRRLNDREKMILRKRFFQGKTQMEVAEEIGISQAQVSRLEKAAIKQMNKNIHQ